A DNA window from Pseudomonas sp. B21-056 contains the following coding sequences:
- a CDS encoding formylglycine-generating enzyme family protein: MYKLLGAAVALSLAGMVALSNIASADEGTDKLDNPKPLPDDVSLPLPCDGQMVFRYVYILAQGTLDDREISLGYPFSEDEAGYQQSFISGYRRDFINGQFTLKDLPKDWNKTITPLMPKTDAQTPLKPMLYFIGKYEVTARQYAQVMAQAQSLASGEPAPACEALQADLPQGMAGRLPKVKLSKFEAERFSAVYSAWLMKYHKDLLPVSGRGTSAEDGGLGFVRLPTEVEWEFAARGGQAVSRQDLEGRLFPRRAEGSEGDGPLADWAVFNQVAGGTGQAARLMPIGTRLPNPIGLFDVIGNAAEMVQESFQLVHSGRRQGAYGGFVVKGGNYLEGEGTLFTGMRREYPLFAADGTEQSNETTGFRVAVGALSAPRSRYKELFAQWQKEGRLASLTDAIDDAQDPTKRLDSIIAASVDPRLQAELGLVNEELKRNVSLIAQQREEAAGNLIQSAALVAETVNNYNIRLTNLQRSHQTAVDAKDDASAQLFATAIDNGRSALDGAVAIYIDNLATGTRYTDAVIQAQFQRIKEEMERKPVLGKSLVARATLFVRHVGDYRQQKRADPAAILKELLATSALRS, translated from the coding sequence ATGTATAAGTTATTGGGCGCCGCCGTGGCGCTGAGTCTGGCCGGTATGGTCGCTCTGAGCAACATAGCCAGCGCCGATGAAGGCACTGACAAGCTGGACAATCCCAAGCCGTTGCCCGATGACGTCAGCCTGCCGCTGCCGTGTGATGGGCAGATGGTGTTCCGTTACGTCTACATCCTCGCCCAGGGCACCCTGGATGATCGCGAGATCAGCCTGGGCTACCCGTTCAGCGAAGACGAGGCCGGCTACCAGCAGTCGTTCATTTCCGGTTACCGGCGCGACTTCATCAACGGCCAGTTCACCCTCAAGGACCTGCCCAAGGACTGGAACAAGACCATCACGCCGTTGATGCCCAAGACCGACGCCCAGACCCCGCTCAAGCCGATGCTGTATTTCATCGGCAAGTACGAAGTCACCGCGCGCCAGTACGCCCAGGTCATGGCCCAGGCGCAATCCCTGGCCAGTGGCGAACCGGCACCGGCCTGCGAGGCCTTGCAAGCCGATTTGCCCCAAGGCATGGCCGGGCGTCTGCCCAAGGTGAAGCTGTCGAAGTTCGAGGCGGAACGTTTCTCGGCGGTGTACAGCGCCTGGCTGATGAAATACCACAAGGACCTGCTGCCGGTGAGCGGTCGCGGCACCTCCGCCGAAGACGGCGGGCTGGGCTTCGTGCGCCTGCCCACCGAAGTCGAGTGGGAATTCGCCGCCCGTGGCGGGCAAGCCGTCAGCCGTCAGGATCTGGAAGGGCGTCTGTTCCCTCGGCGTGCGGAAGGCAGTGAAGGCGACGGGCCGCTGGCCGATTGGGCGGTGTTCAATCAGGTCGCCGGTGGCACCGGCCAGGCGGCGCGACTGATGCCCATCGGCACCAGGTTGCCGAACCCCATCGGCCTGTTCGACGTGATCGGCAACGCCGCCGAGATGGTCCAGGAATCCTTCCAGTTGGTGCATTCCGGACGACGCCAGGGCGCCTACGGCGGCTTCGTGGTCAAGGGCGGCAACTACCTGGAAGGCGAGGGCACGTTGTTCACCGGCATGCGCCGGGAATACCCGTTGTTCGCCGCCGACGGCACCGAGCAGAGCAACGAAACCACCGGTTTCCGGGTGGCGGTCGGTGCGTTGTCGGCGCCGCGTTCGCGTTACAAGGAACTGTTCGCCCAATGGCAGAAAGAAGGTCGCCTCGCGTCCCTGACCGATGCCATCGACGACGCCCAGGATCCGACCAAACGCCTGGACAGCATCATCGCCGCCAGCGTCGACCCGCGCCTGCAAGCCGAGTTGGGGCTGGTCAACGAAGAGCTCAAGCGCAACGTCTCGCTCATCGCCCAACAGCGCGAGGAAGCGGCCGGCAACCTGATCCAGTCAGCGGCCCTGGTGGCCGAGACCGTCAACAACTACAACATCCGCCTGACCAATCTGCAGCGCAGTCATCAGACGGCGGTGGATGCCAAGGACGATGCCAGCGCGCAGCTATTCGCCACGGCCATCGACAACGGCCGCAGCGCGCTGGATGGCGCGGTGGCGATCTATATCGACAACCTGGCGACCGGCACGCGCTACACCGATGCCGTGATCCAGGCGCAGTTTCAACGCATCAAGGAGGAGATGGAGCGCAAGCCGGTGCTGGGCAAGAGCCTAGTGGCACGCGCCACGTTATTCGTTCGCCATGTCGGGGATTATCGTCAACAAAAACGAGCCGACCCGGCGGCGATATTGAAGGAATTGCTGGCAACGAGCGCCCTGCGGTCCTGA
- a CDS encoding ABC transporter permease, producing MRSALVASLAWQDYRNDAWLSACSVLALVAVVAPLLVLFGLKFGLVSSLTERLQNDPATREIIPLGGGRFSAEFIEQLGRRNDVSFALPRTRQIAATADLNNATAAVTVEMIPTAANDPLLEHLPLPQGLDEVVLSQTAAEKLGVKAGDWLQASFGRQVAGRSEAQRTRVRVLHVLPLEAFARDGLFAPLALLEAAEDYRDGRAVPAFGWPGDAAGVAGQRVYPAFRLYARRLGDVEPLRQYFVAQNLLVSTQAQTIAQVQSLSRNLSIVFWIIAGLALAGAFAAIFAGALAAVERKRRELSVLRLLGVSTAALLLFVVLQALYSAGLAALLSVGLYGLAQSGLNHLFAQMPGEYASHLLLRHYTLALLAVLGVSAVAAACGGWRVARIQASEGIRDV from the coding sequence ATGCGCAGCGCGCTGGTGGCTTCTCTGGCCTGGCAGGACTATCGCAACGACGCGTGGTTGTCGGCTTGCTCGGTGCTGGCCTTGGTAGCAGTGGTGGCGCCGTTGCTGGTGCTGTTCGGGCTGAAATTCGGCCTGGTCAGCAGCCTGACCGAGCGCCTGCAGAATGATCCGGCCACCCGGGAAATCATTCCCCTGGGCGGTGGTCGCTTCAGCGCCGAGTTCATCGAGCAGTTGGGCCGGCGCAACGATGTGTCGTTCGCCTTGCCGCGCACCCGGCAGATCGCCGCCACCGCAGATCTGAACAACGCGACGGCGGCCGTCACCGTCGAGATGATCCCCACCGCCGCCAACGACCCCTTGCTCGAGCACCTGCCGTTGCCCCAAGGGCTGGATGAGGTGGTGCTCAGCCAGACCGCTGCCGAAAAACTCGGGGTCAAGGCCGGCGATTGGTTGCAGGCCAGTTTTGGTCGGCAGGTGGCCGGTCGCAGTGAGGCGCAGCGGACCCGGGTGCGGGTGCTGCACGTGTTGCCACTAGAGGCCTTCGCCCGTGACGGCTTGTTCGCACCGCTGGCCTTGTTGGAGGCCGCTGAGGATTACCGCGATGGGCGTGCCGTGCCCGCATTCGGCTGGCCGGGCGATGCGGCGGGCGTGGCCGGGCAGCGGGTCTATCCGGCGTTTCGCCTGTACGCACGCAGACTCGGCGATGTGGAGCCGCTGCGGCAGTATTTCGTGGCGCAGAATCTGTTGGTATCGACCCAGGCCCAGACCATCGCACAAGTGCAATCGTTGAGCCGCAACCTGTCGATCGTGTTCTGGATCATCGCCGGGTTGGCGCTGGCGGGGGCATTCGCGGCGATTTTTGCCGGGGCGCTGGCGGCGGTCGAGCGCAAGCGCCGGGAGCTGTCGGTGCTGCGCCTGCTGGGGGTGTCCACCGCCGCGCTGTTGCTGTTCGTGGTGTTGCAGGCGCTGTACAGCGCCGGTCTTGCGGCTCTGCTGAGTGTCGGGCTTTACGGCTTGGCGCAGTCGGGTCTGAATCATTTATTTGCGCAGATGCCGGGCGAGTACGCCAGCCATCTGCTGCTGCGTCACTACACCCTGGCCCTGCTGGCCGTGCTCGGCGTCAGCGCCGTGGCGGCGGCCTGTGGCGGCTGGCGGGTGGCGCGCATCCAGGCGTCTGAAGGAATCCGCGATGTATAA